In Aegilops tauschii subsp. strangulata cultivar AL8/78 chromosome 3, Aet v6.0, whole genome shotgun sequence, one genomic interval encodes:
- the LOC109759377 gene encoding esterase PIR7B translates to MESTQTNSVRNHFILVHGLCHGAWCWYKVVTALEAAGHRVTAVDLAASGAHPARVDEVHSFEEYSRPLLDAVAAAPERGGERLILVGHSHGGLSLALAMERFPGKVAAAVFAAAAMPSVGKHMGVTTEEFMRRTSSKGLLMDCEMLPINNNQGAGVAIIMGPDFLARKYYQQSPPEDLALAKMLVRPGNQFMKDPVMKDASLLTDDNYGSVKKVYVVAKADGSSTEEMQRWMVMFSPDTEVEEIAGADHAIMSSRPTELCDALVKIANNLNTC, encoded by the exons ATGGAGAGCACCCAGACCAACAGCGTGAGGAACCATTTCATCCTGGTGCACGGCCTCTGCCACGGGGCGTGGTGCTGGTACAAGGTGGTCACGGCGCTCGAGGCCGCGGGGCACCGTGTCACGGCGGTCGACCTCGCCGCGTCCGGCGCCCACCCGGCGCGTGTCGACGAGGTGCACTCGTTCGAGGAGTACTCCAGGCCGCTGCTCGACGCGGTGGCCGCGGCTCCGGAGAGGGGCGGCGAGAGGCTGATTCTGGTCGGGCACAGCCACGGCGGGCTCAGCTTGGCGCTAGCCATGGAGAGGTTCCCCGGCAAGGTCGCCGCCGCCGTGTTCGCGGCCGCCGCGATGCCGAGCGTTGGCAAGCACATGGGCGTCACCACCGAGGAG TTCATGCGAAGAACATCATCGAAGGGACTACTCATGGACTGCGAGATGCTGCCAATCAATAACAACCAGGGTGCAGGGGTTGCAATCATAATGGGCCCAGACTTCTTAGCACGCAAGTATTACCAGCAAAGTCCACCTGAG GATTTGGCCCTAGCAAAAATGTTGGTGAGGCCGGGAAACCAGTTCATGAAGGATCCAGTGATGAAGGATGCAAGCCTGCTCACCGATGACAACTACGGGTCGGTGAAGAAGGTATACGTGGTAGCCAAGGCTGATGGCTCCAGCACCGAGGAGATGCAGCGTTGGATGGTGATGTTTAGCCCCGACACGGAGGTCGAGGAGATCGCCGGAGCTGACCATGCCATCATGAGCTCTAGGCCTACGGAGCTCTGTGATGCTCTGGTCAAGATCGCCAATAACTTAAATACTTGCTAA